A window from Pseudomonas sp. MRSN 12121 encodes these proteins:
- a CDS encoding PLP-dependent aminotransferase family protein has translation MSREKPFAYQAVYRYLVEWLDGASAAEQRLPSLRALALRLKVSVSTTKYAYGLLEDEGRIYARPKQGYFSRPVPATGLATDTDLAERVYAYARQPGMLALCSDAPAMLLSLDQPLLTLERELVRQYPRSQAPLYQPFGEAELRTALAERYTRSTTDYWQADQVFLGPDLRAALAVSLEALALNGSVALVESPCSWAILRQLQAAQIRVIELPLDAAGRFDRQRLQELLQQEPVRLALLSSTLNAPHGSLTPAADKQQLCRWLGERGIWLLENDSYGEFCFSPAPARYRDYADPERLLVFSTFDKLIGSEAPFGYVLCRGQGARLQRRFLERGFRLSPSRQKSVAKLLGSGRVDQHLAQVRGMLRERMGQMQGLLAEHAAAQLRVLPPAGGATLWAEATRPVDMARVHEQLLGQGIVIAPGQMFSQQGLWRHHLRLSFTLDWRQDIAGAVQRLARTIDQTP, from the coding sequence GTGAGCCGGGAAAAGCCGTTTGCCTATCAGGCCGTCTACCGCTACCTGGTGGAGTGGCTGGACGGGGCCAGCGCGGCCGAGCAGCGCCTGCCCTCATTGCGCGCCCTGGCCCTGCGTCTGAAGGTCTCGGTCTCCACCACCAAATACGCGTATGGGTTGCTGGAAGACGAAGGGCGGATCTACGCCCGGCCCAAGCAGGGCTACTTCAGCCGCCCGGTGCCGGCGACAGGACTGGCCACGGATACAGACCTGGCGGAGCGGGTCTATGCCTACGCCCGCCAGCCCGGAATGCTGGCGCTGTGCAGCGACGCCCCGGCGATGTTGCTGTCCCTGGACCAGCCCCTGTTGACGCTCGAGCGCGAGCTGGTGCGCCAGTACCCGCGCTCCCAGGCGCCGCTGTACCAGCCGTTTGGCGAAGCCGAATTGCGCACGGCGCTGGCCGAGCGCTACACCCGCTCGACCACGGATTACTGGCAGGCCGACCAGGTGTTTCTCGGGCCGGATCTGCGCGCGGCGCTGGCAGTGTCGCTGGAGGCCCTGGCATTGAACGGCAGCGTCGCCCTGGTGGAGTCGCCCTGTTCCTGGGCGATCCTGCGGCAATTGCAGGCGGCGCAGATCCGGGTGATCGAGTTGCCGCTGGACGCCGCGGGGCGCTTCGATCGACAGCGGCTGCAGGAGCTGTTGCAACAAGAACCCGTGCGCCTGGCGCTGCTGTCCTCGACGCTGAACGCGCCCCACGGCAGCCTGACGCCCGCGGCGGACAAACAGCAGCTGTGCCGCTGGCTGGGGGAGCGCGGTATCTGGCTGTTGGAAAACGACAGTTATGGCGAGTTCTGTTTCAGCCCGGCGCCGGCGCGTTATCGCGATTACGCCGATCCCGAGCGGCTGCTGGTGTTTTCCACCTTCGACAAGCTCATCGGTTCCGAGGCGCCCTTCGGCTACGTGCTGTGCCGTGGCCAGGGCGCGCGCTTGCAGCGGCGTTTTCTCGAGCGCGGGTTCCGCTTGTCGCCGAGCCGCCAGAAGTCCGTGGCCAAGCTGCTGGGCAGCGGCCGTGTCGATCAGCACCTGGCTCAAGTGCGCGGCATGCTGCGCGAGCGCATGGGGCAGATGCAGGGACTGCTGGCCGAACACGCCGCCGCACAGTTGCGTGTGCTCCCCCCGGCCGGGGGCGCGACCCTGTGGGCCGAGGCCACGCGGCCAGTCGACATGGCCCGGGTCCATGAGCAACTGCTGGGCCAGGGCATCGTCATCGCACCGGGGCAGATGTTCAGCCAGCAAGGGCTCTGGCGGCATCACCTGCGGCTGAGTTTCACCCTCGACTGGCGCCAGGACATCGCGGGTGCGGTGCAGCGTCTGGCCCGGACTATCGATCAGACGCCGTAG
- a CDS encoding short-chain fatty acid transporter — MSTDIQDSRSARFALRCSNWAERWFPDSWVFAALAVIIVALATMAMGAKPTDAAMAFGDGFWSLIPFTMQMAFVVIGGYVVASSPPAVKLIDKLARIPNNGRSAVAWVALISMLASLLNWGLSLVFGGLLVRALARRTELRMDYRAAGAAAYLGLGAVWALGLSSSAAQLQANPASLPPSILAITGVIPFTQTIFLWQSGVLLLALIVVSLVIAYATAPGPNSARDAKACGIDPSFSMPAPQPRTRPGEWLEYSPLLTLLLALLAAGWLYHEFATKPAITAISGLNTYNFLFLMAGALLHWRPRSFLDAVARAVPTTTGVLIQFPLYGSIAALLTVVKGVDGQTLAHHISTFFTSIASHDTYALLMGVYSAVLGFFIPSGGGKWIIEAPYVMQVANDLQYHLGWAVQIYNAAEALPNLINPFYMLPLLGVLGLKARDLIGFSFVQLLVHAPLVLVLVLLWALGTTLSYLPPVAP, encoded by the coding sequence GTGTCCACAGACATCCAAGACAGCCGTTCCGCCCGCTTTGCCCTGCGCTGTTCGAACTGGGCCGAGCGCTGGTTCCCCGACTCCTGGGTATTCGCCGCGCTGGCGGTGATCATCGTGGCCCTGGCGACCATGGCCATGGGCGCCAAGCCCACCGATGCCGCCATGGCCTTCGGCGACGGTTTCTGGAGCCTGATCCCCTTCACCATGCAGATGGCGTTCGTGGTCATCGGCGGTTATGTGGTCGCCAGTTCGCCGCCCGCGGTGAAGCTGATCGACAAACTGGCGCGCATCCCGAACAACGGCCGTTCCGCGGTGGCCTGGGTGGCGCTGATTTCCATGCTCGCCTCGTTGCTCAACTGGGGCCTGTCGCTGGTGTTCGGCGGGCTGCTGGTACGGGCCCTGGCCCGGCGCACCGAGCTGCGCATGGACTACCGCGCCGCCGGCGCCGCGGCCTACCTGGGCCTGGGCGCGGTCTGGGCCCTGGGCCTGTCGTCGTCCGCCGCGCAGTTGCAGGCCAACCCGGCCAGCCTGCCACCGTCGATCCTGGCGATCACCGGGGTGATTCCATTCACCCAGACCATCTTTCTCTGGCAGTCGGGCGTGTTGCTGCTGGCCCTGATCGTGGTGTCGCTGGTCATCGCCTACGCCACCGCGCCGGGCCCGAACTCGGCGCGTGACGCCAAGGCGTGCGGTATCGACCCAAGCTTCAGCATGCCTGCGCCGCAGCCACGCACCCGCCCCGGCGAATGGCTGGAATACAGCCCGCTGCTGACCCTCCTCCTGGCCTTGCTGGCAGCCGGCTGGCTCTACCACGAGTTCGCCACCAAGCCGGCGATCACCGCAATTTCCGGGCTCAACACCTACAACTTCCTGTTCCTGATGGCCGGCGCCTTGCTGCACTGGCGCCCGCGCAGCTTCCTCGATGCGGTGGCCCGCGCAGTGCCGACCACCACCGGGGTGCTGATCCAGTTCCCGCTGTACGGCTCCATCGCCGCGCTGCTGACGGTGGTCAAGGGCGTCGACGGCCAGACCCTGGCCCATCACATCTCGACCTTTTTCACCTCCATCGCCTCCCACGACACCTATGCGCTGCTGATGGGCGTCTACTCGGCGGTGCTCGGCTTCTTCATTCCGTCGGGCGGCGGCAAATGGATCATCGAGGCGCCCTACGTGATGCAGGTAGCCAACGACCTGCAATACCACCTGGGCTGGGCGGTGCAGATCTACAACGCCGCCGAGGCGCTGCCGAACCTGATCAACCCCTTCTACATGCTGCCGCTGCTGGGGGTGCTGGGGCTCAAGGCGCGGGACCTGATCGGCTTCTCCTTCGTCCAGTTGCTGGTCCATGCGCCGCTGGTGCTGGTGCTGGTGTTGCTGTGGGCACTGGGCACCACACTGAGCTACCTGCCGCCTGTGGCCCCCTGA
- a CDS encoding heavy metal response regulator transcription factor yields MRILVIEDEPKTADYLHQGLSESGYVVDCASNGADGLHLTRQHAYDLVILDVNLPELDGWGVLQRIRQNSNTRIMMLTAQGRLVDRIKGLDLGADDYLVKPFEFPELLARVRSLLRRSEQSPTPDVLRVADLELDQGRHRAFRGKQRIDLTTKEFALLHLLMRQTGVVLSRTQIISFVWDMNFDCDTNVVEVSIRRLRAKIDDPFESKLIHTLRGVGYVLEERD; encoded by the coding sequence ATGCGCATTCTGGTGATCGAGGATGAACCGAAAACTGCCGACTACTTGCATCAGGGATTGAGCGAAAGCGGCTATGTCGTCGATTGCGCCAGCAATGGCGCCGACGGCCTGCACCTGACCCGCCAGCACGCCTACGACCTGGTGATCCTCGACGTCAATCTGCCGGAGCTGGACGGTTGGGGGGTGCTGCAGCGCATTCGCCAGAACAGCAATACGCGGATCATGATGCTCACCGCCCAGGGGCGGCTGGTCGACCGGATCAAGGGCCTGGACCTGGGCGCCGACGATTACCTGGTCAAGCCGTTCGAGTTCCCCGAACTGCTGGCGCGGGTGCGCAGCCTGCTGCGGCGCAGCGAGCAGTCACCGACGCCGGATGTGCTGCGGGTGGCCGACCTGGAGCTGGACCAGGGGCGTCACCGGGCCTTTCGCGGCAAGCAACGCATCGACCTGACCACCAAGGAATTCGCCCTGCTGCACCTGCTGATGCGCCAGACCGGCGTGGTGCTGTCGCGGACCCAGATCATCTCGTTCGTCTGGGACATGAATTTCGATTGCGACACCAATGTGGTGGAAGTCTCGATCCGCCGCCTGCGTGCCAAGATCGACGACCCGTTCGAGAGCAAGCTGATCCACACCCTGCGCGGCGTCGGCTACGTGCTCGAAGAACGCGATTGA
- a CDS encoding Pathogenicity locus translates to MPFPHEERQALLKLKGVGETVIARLEQLGIDSLAELARADALEIVTRASALVGSSCWKNSPQARAAIQAAIALAKGA, encoded by the coding sequence ATGCCATTTCCCCATGAAGAACGTCAGGCGCTGCTCAAGCTCAAGGGCGTCGGCGAAACCGTGATCGCCCGCCTCGAACAATTGGGCATCGATTCCCTCGCCGAACTGGCCCGGGCCGACGCCCTGGAAATCGTCACCCGGGCCTCGGCCCTGGTCGGCTCCAGCTGCTGGAAAAACAGCCCCCAGGCGCGGGCGGCGATCCAGGCCGCGATTGCCCTGGCCAAGGGCGCCTGA
- the pseH gene encoding UDP-4-amino-4,6-dideoxy-N-acetyl-beta-L-altrosamine N-acetyltransferase — MQVVPILETCAQVQARVRELRNQPDVRKYMYTSHEISEAEHRAWLDSLVGNPRQSVFVVLQDGVASGVVSLNAINALHKSADWAFYLDSGLQGKGLGSQLEFWLLDHAFGAAGLAKLNCEVLALNQAVIRLHQKFGFVLEGVRRQNVEKDGQRIDVMLLGITREEWAARRPDMLAVMARLGR, encoded by the coding sequence ATGCAGGTAGTGCCGATACTCGAAACCTGCGCACAGGTACAGGCGCGCGTTCGCGAGTTGCGCAACCAGCCGGATGTGCGCAAGTACATGTACACCTCCCACGAGATTTCCGAGGCCGAGCACCGCGCCTGGCTCGACTCGCTGGTGGGCAACCCGCGCCAGTCGGTATTCGTGGTGCTGCAAGACGGCGTCGCCAGTGGCGTGGTGTCGCTGAACGCGATCAATGCCCTGCACAAGAGCGCCGACTGGGCCTTCTATCTGGACAGCGGCCTGCAGGGCAAGGGCCTGGGCAGCCAATTGGAATTCTGGCTGCTCGACCATGCCTTCGGCGCAGCGGGCCTGGCGAAGCTCAACTGCGAGGTGCTGGCGCTGAACCAGGCGGTGATTCGCCTGCACCAGAAATTCGGTTTTGTCCTTGAGGGGGTGCGCCGGCAGAACGTCGAGAAGGACGGCCAGCGCATCGACGTGATGCTGCTCGGTATCACCCGTGAGGAGTGGGCCGCCCGTCGCCCGGACATGCTCGCGGTGATGGCGCGGCTGGGGCGCTGA
- the panB gene encoding 3-methyl-2-oxobutanoate hydroxymethyltransferase, which yields MSIHTRSKRLTVPQLVAMKGQQKIVSLTAYTSHMARLMDPFVDFVLIGDSTAMVGYGRTSTLDMSLEEIIGHTRAVVASTRLACVIADMPFGSYQESPQQAYRNCAEVLARTGCDALKLEGGQALAPTVEFLVQRGIPVMAHIGLMPQYVNVMGGFKAQGLNDATARAIEADARAHLEAGAFSLLLEGVAENLARRLSDSSPMPTIGIGASPACDGQVLVTEDLLGLGGPQVPRFVKQYADVGALISQACEQFAAEVRDGRFPEARHCYGV from the coding sequence ATGAGCATCCATACCCGCAGCAAACGCCTGACCGTGCCGCAACTGGTGGCCATGAAAGGCCAGCAGAAGATCGTCTCCCTGACCGCCTACACCAGCCACATGGCGCGACTGATGGACCCGTTCGTCGACTTCGTGCTGATCGGCGATTCCACGGCCATGGTCGGCTACGGCCGCACCTCCACCCTGGACATGAGCCTGGAAGAAATCATCGGCCACACGCGCGCCGTGGTCGCCAGCACTCGGCTGGCCTGTGTGATCGCCGACATGCCGTTCGGCAGCTACCAGGAGTCGCCGCAACAGGCCTACCGCAACTGCGCCGAGGTCCTGGCGCGCACCGGCTGCGATGCCCTCAAGCTCGAGGGCGGGCAGGCCCTGGCGCCGACCGTGGAGTTCCTGGTGCAGCGCGGGATTCCGGTGATGGCGCATATCGGCCTGATGCCCCAGTACGTGAACGTCATGGGCGGCTTCAAGGCCCAGGGCCTGAACGACGCCACGGCCCGGGCCATCGAGGCCGACGCCCGCGCCCACCTTGAAGCCGGGGCGTTCAGCCTGCTGCTGGAAGGGGTGGCGGAAAACCTCGCGCGGCGCCTCAGCGATAGCTCCCCGATGCCGACCATCGGCATCGGCGCCTCCCCCGCCTGCGACGGCCAGGTGCTGGTGACCGAGGACCTGCTGGGCCTGGGCGGGCCCCAGGTGCCGCGCTTCGTCAAGCAGTACGCCGATGTCGGGGCGCTGATCAGCCAGGCCTGCGAGCAGTTCGCCGCCGAGGTGCGCGACGGCCGCTTTCCCGAAGCGCGACACTGCTACGGCGTCTGA
- a CDS encoding MFS transporter: protein MSLIPDARPAPFSRSDYKTLGLAALGGALEIYDFIIFVFFALTLSQLFFPPEMPEWLRLLQSFGIFVTGYLARPLGGIFMAHFADRLGRKRVFSLSILMMALPCLLIGIMPTYAQIGYFAPLLLLVLRVLQGAAVGGEVPSAWVFVAEHAPVGHRGYALGFLQAGLTFGYLIGALTATLLARLFTPEEILAYAWRYPFLLGGAFGVIGVWLRRWLSETPVFMAMQEQRESLVELPLRTVLREHRLALLPAAILTCVLTSAVVVFVVITPTMMQKTFGMSASHTFALSSLGIVFLNIGCVLAGLIVDRLGAWRTVMLYSLLLPLGIGLLYACLIGGGEWVGLAYAIAGLCCGVVGAVPSVMVGLFPARIRVSGISFTYNIAYALWASITPLLLIGLMPWSPWICVIFCAVMGAVGVLGAGYFGTRMPRLAQGAVPGVCTGS, encoded by the coding sequence ATGTCCCTGATCCCCGACGCGCGGCCGGCGCCGTTTTCCCGGTCCGACTACAAGACCCTGGGCCTGGCGGCGCTGGGCGGCGCCCTGGAAATCTACGATTTCATCATCTTCGTGTTTTTCGCCCTGACCCTCAGCCAGCTGTTCTTTCCACCGGAAATGCCCGAGTGGCTGCGGCTGCTGCAGAGCTTCGGGATCTTCGTCACCGGCTACCTGGCGCGGCCGCTGGGCGGCATCTTCATGGCCCACTTCGCCGACCGCCTGGGGCGCAAGAGGGTGTTCAGCCTGAGCATCCTGATGATGGCCTTGCCGTGCCTGCTGATCGGCATCATGCCGACCTACGCGCAGATCGGTTATTTCGCGCCGCTGTTGCTGCTGGTGCTGCGGGTGCTGCAAGGCGCGGCGGTGGGCGGCGAAGTGCCGAGCGCCTGGGTGTTCGTCGCCGAGCATGCGCCGGTCGGCCATCGCGGTTATGCCCTGGGTTTCCTGCAGGCCGGGCTGACCTTCGGCTACCTGATCGGCGCGCTGACCGCGACCCTGCTGGCACGCCTGTTCACCCCCGAGGAAATCCTCGCCTACGCCTGGCGCTATCCCTTCCTGCTCGGTGGCGCGTTCGGCGTGATCGGTGTCTGGCTGCGCCGCTGGCTCAGCGAAACCCCGGTGTTCATGGCGATGCAGGAGCAACGCGAAAGCCTCGTCGAGCTGCCGTTGCGCACCGTGCTGCGCGAGCATCGCCTGGCGTTGCTGCCGGCGGCGATTCTGACCTGCGTGCTGACCTCGGCGGTGGTGGTGTTCGTGGTCATCACCCCGACCATGATGCAGAAGACCTTCGGCATGAGCGCCAGCCATACCTTCGCCCTGAGCAGCCTGGGCATCGTGTTCCTGAACATCGGTTGCGTGCTGGCCGGGCTGATCGTCGATCGCCTCGGTGCCTGGCGCACGGTGATGCTCTACAGCCTGCTGCTGCCGCTGGGCATCGGCCTGCTTTACGCCTGCCTGATCGGCGGCGGCGAGTGGGTCGGCCTGGCCTATGCCATCGCCGGCCTGTGCTGCGGCGTGGTGGGGGCGGTGCCGTCGGTGATGGTCGGCCTGTTCCCGGCGCGGATCCGCGTCTCCGGCATTTCCTTTACCTACAACATCGCCTACGCGCTGTGGGCGAGTATCACGCCGTTGCTGTTGATCGGCCTGATGCCCTGGAGCCCCTGGATCTGTGTGATCTTCTGCGCGGTGATGGGCGCGGTGGGCGTGCTCGGCGCCGGTTATTTCGGCACGCGCATGCCCAGGCTGGCCCAGGGGGCCGTGCCCGGGGTGTGCACGGGCTCCTGA
- a CDS encoding TolC family protein produces the protein MPTTIKKLAWIVGALSGCLLLASASLQQAAAAENGVLSLDTALAEAFANNPDLAAARWEIDIAQGGRQQAGLIPNPVLSWDAEDTRRSSRTTTVKLSQTLELGGKRGARIDVASRAQDAAALELARQRNQLRADVIAAYYGAVRAQERSALAGRSLALAERGLTVAKGRVSAGKASPVEATRAQVQLSEVRLELSRAEMDQANAYRQLATVTGAASTNFSAVAEPSGALPPLPPPAQLLARLPETTELRLAEMQVVQREASLGLEKTQRIPDLDISVGSQYDASVRERVNVVGVSMPLPLFNRNQGNVLSAARRADQARDLRNAAELRLRAETRQALDQWSTASSEVQSFNQVILPAAQNAVDTATRGFEMGKFNFIEVLDAQRTLISARTQYIAAVAQSTDAWVRIERIYGDLAGTDRAL, from the coding sequence ATGCCAACCACCATTAAGAAACTTGCCTGGATAGTCGGTGCCTTGTCCGGCTGCCTGCTGTTGGCCAGTGCCTCGTTGCAGCAAGCCGCGGCGGCCGAGAACGGGGTGCTGAGCCTCGACACCGCCCTGGCGGAGGCCTTCGCCAACAACCCCGACCTGGCCGCCGCACGCTGGGAAATCGACATTGCCCAGGGCGGTCGGCAGCAGGCCGGGCTGATCCCCAACCCGGTGTTGTCCTGGGACGCCGAAGACACCCGCCGCAGTTCGCGCACCACCACCGTCAAGCTCAGCCAGACCCTGGAACTGGGCGGCAAGCGCGGGGCGCGCATCGATGTCGCCAGCCGTGCCCAGGACGCCGCGGCGCTGGAGCTGGCACGCCAGCGCAACCAGTTGCGCGCCGATGTGATCGCCGCCTACTACGGGGCCGTGCGCGCCCAGGAACGCAGCGCCCTGGCCGGCCGCTCCCTGGCCCTGGCCGAGCGCGGCCTGACGGTGGCCAAGGGGCGGGTGAGCGCGGGCAAGGCCTCGCCGGTGGAGGCTACCCGCGCCCAGGTCCAGCTGTCGGAAGTGCGCCTGGAACTGAGTCGCGCCGAGATGGACCAGGCCAATGCCTATCGCCAGCTGGCGACCGTGACCGGCGCCGCCAGCACCAACTTCAGCGCGGTCGCCGAGCCATCCGGCGCGTTGCCGCCGCTGCCCCCTCCGGCGCAATTGCTGGCCCGCTTGCCGGAGACCACCGAACTGCGTCTGGCCGAGATGCAGGTGGTGCAGCGCGAGGCCTCCCTGGGGCTGGAAAAGACCCAGCGCATTCCCGACCTCGATATCAGCGTGGGCAGTCAGTACGACGCCAGCGTGCGCGAGCGGGTCAACGTGGTCGGGGTGTCGATGCCGCTGCCGCTGTTCAACCGCAACCAGGGCAACGTGCTGTCGGCCGCGCGCCGTGCCGACCAGGCCCGTGACCTGCGCAACGCCGCGGAGCTGCGCCTGCGCGCCGAAACCCGGCAGGCCCTCGATCAATGGAGTACCGCCAGCAGCGAAGTGCAGTCGTTCAACCAGGTGATCCTGCCGGCCGCGCAAAACGCCGTGGACACCGCCACCCGAGGTTTCGAGATGGGCAAGTTCAACTTCATCGAGGTCCTCGACGCCCAGCGCACGCTGATCAGTGCGCGGACCCAGTACATCGCCGCCGTGGCCCAGTCCACCGATGCCTGGGTGCGCATCGAACGCATCTACGGTGACCTCGCCGGCACCGACCGCGCGCTGTGA
- a CDS encoding efflux RND transporter periplasmic adaptor subunit, with product MDKKRNIALALAVAVALGVAGLVWQRPFQEAPLVAQAEPATKADTHKDGETHQEGEGEPQGEAHAEEEGKVELSAEQIQAAGIQLATAAPRDLSSLLTLPGEIRFDEDRTSHIVPRAAGVVESVAANLGQTVKKGDLLAVIASQQISDQRSELAAAERRVELARTTFQRERQLWVDQISAEQDYLLARQTLQEAEIALNNARQKMTALSGSTVLAGGNRYEMRAPFDGVVVEKHLSVGEVVGETSAAFTLSDLSRVWVTFGVFPKDLNKVRVGKPVRVQSTELGTQVQGTVAYVGSLLGEQTRTATVRVTVPNPDDLWRPGLFVSVQVATDTYQAGVTVPQEAIQTVEDKPSVFVRVADGFQAMPVVLGGSEGGFVEIKEGLQAGVQVAAAGSFILKSELGKGSAEHGH from the coding sequence ATGGACAAGAAACGAAACATTGCCTTGGCGCTGGCCGTGGCCGTCGCGCTCGGCGTGGCCGGGCTGGTGTGGCAACGGCCGTTCCAGGAGGCGCCGCTGGTCGCGCAGGCAGAACCCGCAACCAAGGCCGACACGCACAAGGACGGCGAGACGCATCAGGAAGGCGAAGGGGAGCCGCAGGGCGAGGCCCATGCCGAGGAGGAAGGCAAGGTCGAGCTCAGCGCCGAGCAGATCCAGGCCGCCGGGATTCAACTGGCCACGGCCGCGCCGCGCGACCTCAGCAGCCTGCTGACGCTGCCGGGGGAGATCCGCTTCGACGAAGACCGCACCTCGCATATCGTGCCGCGCGCGGCCGGGGTGGTGGAGTCGGTGGCGGCCAATCTCGGCCAGACGGTGAAGAAGGGCGACCTGCTGGCGGTAATCGCCAGCCAGCAGATTTCCGACCAGCGCAGCGAGCTGGCCGCCGCCGAGCGCCGGGTCGAACTGGCACGCACCACCTTCCAGCGCGAACGCCAGCTGTGGGTCGACCAGATCTCCGCCGAGCAGGATTACCTGCTGGCGCGGCAGACCCTGCAGGAGGCGGAAATCGCCCTGAACAACGCCCGGCAGAAAATGACCGCCCTGAGCGGCAGCACCGTGCTGGCCGGGGGCAACCGCTATGAAATGCGCGCGCCGTTCGACGGCGTGGTGGTGGAGAAACACCTGAGCGTCGGCGAGGTCGTGGGCGAGACCAGCGCGGCGTTCACCTTGTCCGACCTGTCCCGCGTGTGGGTCACCTTCGGCGTGTTTCCCAAGGACCTGAACAAGGTCCGGGTAGGCAAGCCGGTGCGGGTGCAGTCCACGGAACTGGGCACCCAGGTGCAGGGCACCGTGGCCTATGTCGGCAGCCTGCTGGGCGAGCAGACCCGGACCGCCACGGTGCGGGTCACCGTGCCCAACCCGGACGACCTGTGGCGACCGGGGCTGTTCGTCTCGGTGCAGGTGGCGACCGACACCTACCAGGCTGGGGTCACCGTGCCGCAGGAGGCGATCCAGACCGTGGAGGACAAGCCGTCGGTATTCGTGCGGGTCGCCGATGGCTTCCAGGCCATGCCCGTGGTGCTGGGCGGCAGCGAAGGCGGCTTCGTCGAAATCAAGGAAGGGTTGCAGGCCGGGGTGCAGGTGGCGGCCGCCGGCAGCTTCATCCTCAAGTCCGAACTGGGCAAAGGCTCGGCCGAGCATGGCCATTGA
- a CDS encoding cation diffusion facilitator family transporter, producing the protein MGAGHSHGQVRAGHERKLWMALGLTGSFMIAEVIGAFVTGSLALLSDAAHMMTDALALAISLVAIQIGKRAADRKRTFGYARFEILAAAFNAILLFVVAFYILYEAWQRLSAPAEIQSTGMLVIAVLGLIVNLISMRLLATASGESLNVKGAYLEVWSDMLGSLGVIIAALVIMFTGWGWVDSVVAAAIGFWVLPRTWTLLRESMNVLLQGVPDGLDIDQVEQAIRAIDGVTDIHDLHLWALTSGKNVMSAHLVADLGRRSEQQILGEVTELMHERFEISHVTVQVEQAGFHEQGHEEHVH; encoded by the coding sequence ATGGGCGCAGGGCACAGTCACGGACAGGTTCGGGCCGGACACGAACGCAAGTTATGGATGGCCCTGGGGCTGACGGGCAGCTTCATGATCGCCGAGGTGATCGGCGCCTTCGTCACGGGCAGCCTGGCGCTGTTGTCCGATGCCGCGCACATGATGACCGACGCGCTGGCGCTGGCGATTTCCCTGGTGGCGATCCAGATCGGCAAGCGCGCGGCCGACCGCAAGCGCACCTTCGGCTATGCGCGCTTCGAGATTCTCGCCGCGGCGTTCAACGCCATCCTGTTGTTCGTGGTGGCCTTCTACATCCTGTACGAGGCCTGGCAGCGGCTGTCGGCGCCAGCGGAAATCCAGTCGACGGGGATGCTGGTGATCGCGGTGCTGGGGCTGATCGTCAACCTGATTTCCATGCGCCTGCTGGCCACGGCGAGCGGCGAGAGCCTCAACGTCAAGGGCGCTTACCTGGAGGTGTGGAGCGACATGCTCGGCTCCCTCGGGGTGATCATCGCGGCGCTGGTGATCATGTTCACCGGCTGGGGCTGGGTCGACTCGGTGGTGGCGGCGGCCATCGGTTTCTGGGTGCTGCCGCGGACCTGGACGTTGCTGCGCGAGAGCATGAACGTGCTGTTGCAAGGGGTGCCGGACGGCCTCGATATCGATCAGGTCGAGCAGGCCATCCGCGCCATAGACGGGGTGACAGATATCCACGACCTGCACCTGTGGGCCCTGACCAGCGGCAAGAACGTGATGAGCGCGCACCTGGTGGCCGACCTCGGGCGACGCAGCGAGCAGCAGATCCTGGGCGAGGTTACCGAACTGATGCATGAAAGGTTCGAGATCTCCCATGTGACGGTCCAGGTCGAACAGGCCGGCTTTCATGAACAGGGGCATGAAGAACACGTGCATTGA